A single genomic interval of Halosegnis longus harbors:
- a CDS encoding PD-(D/E)XK nuclease family protein: MSPTLHVATDPATALDAAFGDAASHAEPLPERVLYVTPSRDETDAARELWLEHGTPLQLQTTTFDRLVDQALERHAFETREHALSGEQRQRLVERAVDSLPAEHPLAASVPHAGAGVCQQAEDLLSLLEFAGLTEPATITTDARLAELPESILTALHELSTAFDRERTIAASDPTDRQTLRTERYERVIDDGELLAAALASTDAVVIGPQPFFSPLERRLLDAIMATETTVIATLPLSTAASEPTLAAPLTGVDQGASRAWRTYRQLGFHAKSATDTSGLASHLYRYRPETAAPSLATTGICWDTYPTPAHERRGVARRVRATLADGTDPAEVLIAASDPDACRTLYETCRSYGIPATVEQSCSGVDTELGTVLSLCLTIAEGEATLETVRQLAATPLTTPAQPLSGLAGSIRVDEDMLPAETRLDALPEILADATTVTTADAEANSSSSDGEESPASQLQAERAWLIECCASLTAAPETASETLATLCRQLGILSSTADWQLREVETRQPWVTTRERAAVRTLERVAATLDTSESDGALSDVLPRALETTTVEWTLGAESGVQICTYGETLLQSATHAFVVGLTADAFPSTPTRLAFTRAVNDVHPDFAATDTRQQARYALGILCAQMTEITLSHPDQTAEGDPTVIADLLAELKRIGTDVSPTKQRDGAQPPQTALDAQRVVGRALADTAIQEDGVEMAASAASQPPFADTPVGDRLQAGVTLATARQRPETTAYDGWISTETATALGVLDGPISPSRLDTFATCGFRYYMGELLGFEPPTERAQDPDARIGGTFIHNTLARVGKRLQDEPGEPIDFQASDGVADAMVAAAMAERADSAMAQFESPFSDGFLTRLLAGLEPNSRENPYAGPPGYRGVFVRLRDELVRDSGRLTTQPALFEATVGLDVRNGAVETPLSQEPVELIEGLSVRGKVDRVDIQPGDDGTEFVAVDYKTGSYPSIDEIRRGVSFQLPVYLRLLDATLDADWSPIGAAYYTLDAPTTAGYAGTPLAGADVAGWRGHSGMALPYTTGTDQLFAADATEGETLAEFLTTTLDERLAAIREALTAGVFHPTLLEADTAGCSHCDFAHVCDVRHHHRQARRDGVGDAPAYMPASDSSWT; encoded by the coding sequence ATGTCTCCAACGCTGCACGTCGCCACTGATCCGGCGACGGCACTTGACGCTGCCTTTGGCGATGCAGCGTCACATGCAGAGCCACTTCCAGAGCGAGTCCTCTATGTGACGCCATCGCGCGATGAGACCGACGCTGCGCGCGAGTTGTGGCTTGAGCATGGAACACCACTCCAACTGCAGACGACAACCTTCGATCGCCTTGTTGATCAGGCACTAGAGCGGCATGCCTTCGAAACACGTGAACATGCACTTTCAGGCGAACAGCGACAGCGATTGGTGGAACGGGCTGTTGATTCACTACCGGCTGAGCATCCGCTTGCTGCGTCCGTGCCACATGCTGGCGCTGGTGTCTGCCAGCAAGCTGAAGATCTGCTGTCGTTGCTTGAATTCGCCGGGCTCACTGAGCCAGCAACGATTACAACTGACGCACGCCTGGCTGAGTTGCCTGAGTCAATTCTGACGGCATTGCATGAGCTCTCGACGGCCTTTGATCGGGAGCGAACGATTGCTGCATCGGATCCGACCGACCGGCAAACGCTTCGAACTGAGCGATATGAACGCGTGATTGATGATGGCGAACTTCTTGCGGCGGCCCTTGCATCCACAGATGCCGTTGTAATCGGCCCGCAACCGTTCTTCTCACCATTGGAACGACGCCTCCTCGATGCCATCATGGCGACTGAGACGACCGTCATTGCCACACTGCCTTTGTCAACAGCGGCCAGTGAGCCGACGCTTGCTGCGCCACTGACGGGTGTCGATCAGGGAGCTAGTCGCGCCTGGCGCACGTATCGCCAGCTTGGATTCCACGCCAAATCAGCGACTGATACATCGGGCCTTGCTAGCCACCTGTATCGCTATCGGCCGGAGACGGCTGCCCCATCGCTTGCGACAACGGGCATTTGTTGGGACACGTATCCGACGCCAGCCCATGAGCGTCGGGGTGTCGCACGCCGTGTGCGAGCAACATTAGCGGACGGAACCGACCCAGCAGAGGTGCTCATTGCGGCGAGTGATCCGGATGCCTGCCGAACGCTGTATGAGACATGCCGAAGCTACGGAATTCCGGCGACAGTTGAGCAATCGTGCTCGGGGGTAGATACCGAACTCGGAACCGTGCTCTCGTTGTGTCTGACGATTGCAGAGGGAGAAGCGACCTTGGAGACCGTACGACAGTTGGCCGCCACCCCACTGACGACACCAGCCCAGCCCCTGAGTGGATTGGCCGGCTCGATCCGTGTCGATGAAGATATGCTGCCGGCTGAGACACGCCTCGACGCGCTCCCCGAGATCCTTGCGGACGCGACGACTGTCACCACAGCGGATGCCGAGGCCAACTCATCGTCCTCCGACGGTGAGGAGTCGCCAGCTAGTCAACTACAGGCCGAACGGGCCTGGCTGATCGAGTGTTGTGCGTCACTCACAGCGGCTCCAGAGACCGCATCGGAGACACTTGCGACGCTGTGTCGTCAGTTGGGCATCCTGTCTTCGACAGCCGACTGGCAGCTTCGCGAGGTTGAGACGCGCCAGCCGTGGGTAACAACCCGGGAGCGAGCCGCGGTTCGGACGCTGGAGCGTGTCGCCGCGACGCTTGACACCAGTGAGAGCGATGGGGCATTGAGTGATGTCCTGCCGCGCGCCCTCGAAACGACTACCGTGGAGTGGACACTGGGCGCGGAATCGGGCGTTCAGATCTGCACATATGGAGAGACACTGCTGCAGTCAGCGACACACGCATTCGTGGTTGGGCTCACGGCTGATGCATTCCCGTCAACGCCGACTCGACTCGCTTTTACTCGAGCTGTCAACGATGTCCACCCGGACTTCGCAGCAACAGATACGCGCCAACAGGCGCGATATGCCCTTGGGATTCTGTGTGCCCAGATGACCGAAATAACGCTGTCGCACCCTGATCAGACGGCCGAGGGCGACCCGACGGTAATTGCGGATTTGCTGGCTGAGCTCAAGCGGATCGGTACTGATGTCTCCCCGACGAAGCAGCGTGATGGGGCACAGCCACCGCAGACAGCATTAGATGCCCAACGGGTCGTCGGACGGGCGCTTGCGGACACGGCGATACAGGAGGATGGGGTTGAGATGGCTGCGTCGGCTGCGAGCCAGCCACCATTTGCCGACACGCCCGTTGGTGACCGACTCCAGGCCGGCGTGACGCTTGCAACTGCCCGCCAGCGACCGGAGACGACGGCCTACGACGGCTGGATCTCGACGGAGACTGCGACGGCGCTTGGGGTGCTTGACGGGCCGATCAGCCCGTCGCGATTGGATACGTTTGCGACGTGTGGCTTCCGATATTACATGGGTGAGCTGCTGGGATTCGAGCCGCCGACGGAACGGGCTCAGGATCCGGATGCCCGGATTGGCGGCACGTTTATTCACAATACGCTGGCGCGGGTTGGCAAGCGACTCCAGGACGAGCCCGGTGAGCCGATTGATTTCCAAGCCAGTGATGGCGTCGCGGACGCGATGGTTGCGGCGGCGATGGCAGAGCGTGCAGACTCAGCAATGGCCCAGTTTGAGTCGCCATTCAGTGATGGGTTTCTCACGCGGCTACTGGCCGGGCTTGAACCGAACAGCCGAGAGAATCCGTATGCTGGCCCGCCCGGTTATCGTGGCGTATTCGTGCGGTTGCGTGATGAGCTCGTTCGGGATTCCGGCCGCTTGACGACACAGCCAGCATTGTTTGAAGCGACGGTTGGGCTTGATGTGCGCAACGGGGCGGTTGAGACACCCTTGTCGCAAGAGCCCGTCGAGCTCATTGAGGGATTGTCTGTCAGGGGAAAGGTGGACCGCGTCGATATCCAGCCAGGCGATGACGGCACCGAGTTTGTTGCTGTCGATTACAAGACGGGCTCGTATCCGAGTATCGACGAGATTCGACGCGGTGTGAGCTTCCAGCTGCCCGTGTATCTCCGCTTGTTGGATGCCACGCTCGATGCTGACTGGTCGCCAATCGGCGCGGCATACTACACACTTGATGCGCCGACAACGGCGGGCTATGCCGGGACGCCACTGGCTGGGGCGGATGTGGCTGGCTGGCGTGGCCACTCTGGCATGGCGCTTCCGTACACGACTGGCACAGATCAGCTGTTTGCTGCGGATGCTACAGAGGGAGAGACACTTGCGGAGTTTCTCACGACGACGCTTGACGAGCGGTTAGCAGCGATTCGGGAGGCACTTACGGCGGGCGTCTTCCATCCGACGCTGCTTGAAGCGGACACGGCTGGGTGTTCCCATTGTGACTTTGCCCATGTCTGTGATGTGCGCCATCACCACCGCCAGGCGCGGCGTGACGGAGTTGGCG
- a CDS encoding type B DNA-directed DNA polymerase, which produces MSLLTVEFRETGVVEWHTTATGVRTVAAPEYTPTMYVGGDETALTELSARLTDDPKVVTLAVEDHYTSLGASDREAVLRIDAARERDIRQVATEIRHHHEPTAFQPATFRLYNVDFSPQFRYCLETATAPVPTRDLRTLRLELSEPARAADRVEDLAIDGEQVAGDAATTLRVLDERLRTTDPDVLCCSTAALVPLLETAAHEHGLDDFALGRREGYEQLAGASTYESYGQVGHSPARYAVPGRAIIDRANSFMFDKGGLAGILDLVERSWKPIQETAWGSIGTILTAIQLREATSRDVLAPWNKWEPERFKSVDQLHDGDRGGFIFAPDVGLHENVTEVDFGSLYPNIMCKWNISPETIDCECHDRAGVPGLEYSLCDSRGFIPDVLRPLIDDRAAYKERLAETSDPDEREHLQQRADALKWILVSCFGYQGYRNAKFGRIECHEAINAVARELMLNAKARLEEGGWRVVHGIVDSLWVTPRAPDPEPIGTLCSEISTACGIPLEHEHEFEWVAFVPKRDSEAGALTKYFGAVRDPSPEADAYKIRGIETRQRSTPAFIATVQEELIARYADTRQPEAVVAALQTHLAALQTGDVAPNELVETARTSQPLEAYTQATLTVAALERLREQGLSRAPGQDVEYIVVADDATGAARVRLPHESPSTYDIDYYSQSLIRAGVSVLAPFGYDERMLRQALRETTDQTLAAYQ; this is translated from the coding sequence ATGTCACTCCTGACTGTTGAATTTCGAGAGACTGGCGTCGTGGAGTGGCATACCACCGCGACTGGTGTCCGCACAGTGGCCGCTCCGGAATATACCCCAACGATGTACGTCGGGGGCGACGAAACAGCTCTCACAGAGCTGTCGGCCCGCTTGACCGATGATCCCAAAGTCGTCACGCTGGCTGTCGAAGACCACTACACGTCACTTGGGGCCAGTGACCGCGAGGCAGTCTTGCGGATCGATGCGGCTCGCGAGCGAGATATTCGACAAGTTGCGACTGAGATCCGGCATCACCACGAGCCGACAGCGTTCCAGCCAGCGACGTTTCGGCTCTACAACGTGGATTTCTCGCCACAGTTTCGCTACTGTCTGGAAACAGCGACTGCACCAGTACCGACACGCGACCTTCGAACCCTGCGACTCGAGCTCTCCGAGCCGGCGCGGGCAGCCGATCGTGTCGAGGACCTTGCTATCGATGGCGAGCAGGTGGCTGGCGATGCAGCTACAACACTTCGGGTGCTCGACGAGCGGCTTCGGACGACCGATCCAGATGTGCTATGTTGCTCTACGGCCGCACTTGTCCCCCTCCTCGAGACGGCCGCACACGAGCATGGCCTCGATGACTTTGCACTCGGGCGCCGAGAGGGCTATGAGCAACTCGCTGGAGCAAGCACCTACGAGAGCTACGGGCAAGTAGGCCACTCGCCCGCTCGCTATGCCGTCCCCGGGCGGGCGATCATTGATCGGGCAAATAGTTTCATGTTCGACAAGGGCGGGCTCGCCGGCATTCTCGATCTTGTTGAGCGATCATGGAAACCGATTCAGGAGACGGCATGGGGCTCAATTGGGACGATCTTGACAGCGATTCAGTTACGCGAAGCAACAAGCCGGGATGTGCTGGCACCGTGGAACAAATGGGAGCCAGAGCGATTCAAATCAGTCGATCAGTTACACGATGGCGATCGTGGTGGGTTCATTTTCGCGCCCGATGTAGGACTCCATGAGAATGTCACCGAGGTCGATTTTGGCTCGCTGTATCCGAACATCATGTGCAAGTGGAATATCTCACCGGAGACCATCGACTGTGAGTGCCATGACCGGGCGGGTGTGCCAGGCCTCGAGTATTCACTGTGTGACAGTCGTGGCTTCATTCCGGACGTCTTGCGCCCACTTATCGATGATCGCGCGGCGTACAAAGAGCGGCTTGCAGAAACGAGCGACCCTGATGAGCGTGAACACCTCCAGCAACGAGCGGATGCACTCAAATGGATCTTAGTCTCCTGTTTTGGGTATCAGGGATATCGTAATGCGAAGTTTGGCCGCATCGAGTGTCATGAGGCGATCAATGCAGTGGCGCGTGAACTCATGCTCAATGCGAAAGCCCGCCTCGAGGAGGGTGGTTGGCGCGTGGTACATGGAATTGTGGACTCGCTGTGGGTGACACCGAGGGCGCCCGATCCCGAGCCGATTGGAACCCTCTGTAGCGAGATCTCCACAGCGTGTGGAATCCCGCTTGAGCACGAACACGAGTTTGAGTGGGTTGCCTTCGTTCCAAAGCGTGATTCGGAAGCTGGCGCACTAACGAAATATTTCGGCGCAGTGCGCGATCCAAGCCCCGAAGCTGATGCGTACAAGATTCGTGGGATCGAAACCCGGCAGCGATCAACGCCGGCGTTCATTGCGACTGTGCAAGAGGAGCTGATTGCTCGCTATGCTGATACGCGCCAGCCGGAGGCTGTTGTCGCTGCGCTGCAGACGCATCTGGCTGCGTTGCAGACTGGTGACGTTGCACCTAATGAGCTGGTAGAGACTGCACGCACATCACAACCACTCGAGGCGTACACGCAGGCAACGCTCACGGTCGCAGCGCTGGAGCGTCTGCGCGAGCAGGGACTGTCACGGGCGCCTGGCCAGGATGTCGAGTATATCGTTGTTGCCGATGATGCAACGGGCGCCGCACGCGTTCGGCTCCCGCACGAGTCCCCCAGTACGTACGATATCGACTACTACAGCCAGTCGCTGATTCGAGCAGGCGTGAGTGTGTTGGCGCCATTTGGCTACGATGAGCGAATGCTCCGCCAGGCACTGCGTGAGACGACCGACCAGACACTCGCTGCCTATCAGTGA
- a CDS encoding Cdc6/Cdc18 family protein has protein sequence MLHNARVLDADWVPNDVIHRNAEKNRLRNALQPVLDGAQPQDVLVEGPSGAGKTCLARYTTAKLEEQALNVQTQYIDCWNHSNRYRVLLDLLEGIGPTHDIHRNTPQDEMLSRLERIDDPYVVILDEADQLADKDLLRELWSIPQLTVILIANREEDVLNALDERVRSRLRSAMRVRFDQYHHDELVAILQARAEAALTPEAIDGPQLDQLADAAAGNARDAITFLRQAAQEAEWDGRETITSEHIRTAIPAARDNLRQRSLDKLSEDQRLIYDVLLEHGSLMPKEIHERYTTRVDDPKTKRTVRKYLRKLEHYNLIESEGEGPSRRYTPAT, from the coding sequence ATGTTGCACAACGCCCGCGTTCTGGACGCTGACTGGGTCCCGAACGACGTGATCCACCGGAACGCGGAGAAGAATCGCCTGCGCAATGCGCTCCAGCCGGTGTTGGATGGCGCCCAGCCACAGGATGTGTTGGTTGAGGGGCCATCGGGTGCAGGCAAGACCTGCTTGGCGCGGTATACAACGGCAAAGCTCGAAGAACAAGCCCTGAACGTGCAAACCCAGTATATCGACTGTTGGAACCACTCCAACCGCTATCGTGTACTGCTCGATCTGCTCGAAGGGATCGGCCCGACGCATGATATTCACCGCAATACGCCACAGGACGAGATGCTGAGTCGGCTTGAGCGGATCGATGACCCGTACGTCGTCATTCTCGATGAAGCCGATCAGCTTGCCGACAAAGATCTGCTCCGGGAGCTATGGTCGATTCCACAGTTGACGGTGATTCTGATTGCTAACCGCGAAGAGGACGTCCTGAATGCACTCGACGAGCGAGTTCGCTCTCGGTTGCGGAGTGCCATGCGCGTCCGCTTCGATCAGTACCATCATGATGAACTCGTGGCGATTCTGCAGGCGCGCGCTGAGGCAGCCCTCACGCCAGAGGCGATCGATGGGCCGCAATTGGATCAGTTAGCCGATGCTGCAGCCGGCAATGCACGGGATGCGATTACATTTCTCCGACAGGCGGCCCAAGAGGCAGAGTGGGACGGCCGTGAAACGATCACGAGTGAACATATCCGCACCGCGATTCCGGCAGCACGCGACAATCTGCGTCAGCGCAGTCTCGACAAGCTGAGCGAGGATCAGCGATTGATCTACGATGTGTTGTTAGAGCATGGGTCACTCATGCCCAAGGAGATTCATGAGCGGTATACCACGCGGGTTGATGATCCAAAGACGAAGCGAACAGTACGGAAGTATCTCCGTAAGCTGGAGCACTACAACCTAATCGAGAGCGAGGGCGAAGGGCCCAGTCGTCGCTATACGCCAGCGACGTAA
- a CDS encoding GNAT family N-acetyltransferase translates to MNVKFSDGQLETHTADIRRLIQTVDDEFVPPLTGGSRSDMDRSAAEGGHTDVDGYVNRCLARPLIYAVEDDRVVGFLSFKQISESKFLDGYTPSNHVEIVAVEPDSRGQGIASTLYEYLFTDLPTEWVQPYVTTKTWDDNEAHIAILEQFGFDLVHRIPNDRGADTDTVYFARETAP, encoded by the coding sequence ATGAATGTAAAATTTAGCGACGGGCAGCTGGAGACGCATACAGCAGATATCCGCCGGCTCATTCAGACCGTTGATGATGAGTTCGTCCCCCCGCTGACGGGCGGCTCTCGAAGTGACATGGATCGGTCGGCAGCCGAAGGCGGACACACAGATGTTGACGGGTACGTCAACCGATGTCTGGCCCGTCCGCTCATTTACGCAGTTGAGGATGACCGGGTAGTTGGGTTCTTATCATTCAAGCAGATCTCTGAGTCGAAATTCTTGGACGGGTATACTCCGTCAAACCACGTGGAAATCGTTGCTGTAGAGCCCGATTCCCGGGGGCAAGGCATCGCCTCAACACTGTATGAGTACCTGTTCACTGATCTCCCGACAGAGTGGGTCCAACCCTATGTGACGACAAAAACCTGGGACGACAACGAAGCGCACATTGCAATCTTAGAGCAGTTCGGATTCGATCTCGTGCATCGAATTCCAAATGATCGCGGCGCGGATACCGATACAGTGTATTTCGCCCGCGAAACCGCACCATAA
- a CDS encoding Fic family protein: MAREFTLADTAPGRLVSYGDQSYYRPDPLPPSPPLTLPDRLYELLADATYWLGKLSGGTAAAEFSPLLYTSLLRKEAMESAEIEGANVDYTSVYQYETHTEVASASTVASETKDAQEVLNYEQAIEIGRKAVSRDGLTEQLLHDLHEVLLTDLPDRRVETATIGEYKQTPNHLGAYLPPAPGVTPDLMESLLTYYQTGGNYHTLIDIALFHYQFETIHPYGDGNGRLGRLLITLQLIDQEYLSTPNLYLSEFFNRNKRTYIERMEAVRTDGEWGAWLDFFLTGIKQQAEEAVVRTRELATLEQTYTDQYGGQAKTAARLACDLFTTPFVTVAVVADMYDVDRSTAYRAIQSLLEAGILEEVESQGRPAEYRATEIFQILEQPPQTY, encoded by the coding sequence ATGGCGCGTGAGTTCACACTTGCAGACACTGCGCCCGGGAGGCTCGTCTCGTACGGTGACCAGTCGTACTATCGACCAGATCCGCTGCCTCCATCCCCTCCGCTCACACTTCCAGACAGGCTGTATGAACTGCTTGCCGACGCAACGTATTGGCTGGGTAAATTAAGCGGAGGGACAGCAGCAGCTGAATTCTCGCCGCTGTTGTATACGAGTCTGCTTCGAAAGGAGGCGATGGAATCCGCGGAAATTGAGGGTGCAAATGTCGATTACACAAGTGTCTATCAGTACGAAACGCATACTGAGGTGGCATCAGCGTCCACAGTGGCTAGTGAAACGAAAGATGCGCAGGAGGTCCTGAACTACGAACAAGCCATTGAAATAGGACGCAAAGCAGTTAGCAGGGACGGGCTGACAGAGCAGCTCCTCCACGATCTTCATGAGGTGCTTCTCACCGACCTGCCGGACAGGCGGGTAGAGACTGCTACGATTGGCGAATACAAGCAAACTCCAAATCATCTTGGTGCATATCTCCCGCCTGCACCCGGCGTTACGCCGGATCTGATGGAATCGCTGTTAACGTACTATCAGACTGGAGGAAACTACCACACCCTCATCGATATCGCCTTGTTTCACTATCAGTTTGAAACTATTCACCCCTACGGCGATGGCAATGGGCGACTAGGCCGACTCCTCATCACGCTCCAACTGATCGATCAAGAGTATCTCTCCACGCCAAATCTCTATCTCTCGGAGTTCTTCAACCGGAACAAGCGAACATATATCGAGCGAATGGAAGCTGTTCGAACAGACGGAGAGTGGGGTGCATGGCTTGACTTCTTCCTCACTGGGATTAAACAGCAAGCCGAGGAAGCCGTTGTCCGAACCCGTGAACTTGCCACTTTGGAACAGACGTATACTGACCAGTATGGAGGCCAAGCAAAGACCGCTGCACGGCTTGCCTGCGATTTGTTTACCACTCCGTTTGTGACGGTGGCTGTTGTCGCGGACATGTATGATGTCGATCGATCGACTGCCTACCGAGCAATTCAATCATTACTCGAGGCAGGAATCCTTGAGGAGGTCGAGAGCCAGGGCCGACCGGCTGAGTATCGTGCAACAGAAATCTTCCAGATTCTCGAGCAACCGCCCCAAACATACTGA
- the dapF gene encoding diaminopimelate epimerase has product MVSVEKWNGTGNDFVIVPGTAPIEDEAHFTKHVCDRETGLDDVHSRKRGADGVLFLTLHDGTPPRVEMHHVQPDGSTPAMCGNGVRCAAQWALNRTEAESVIVEPPAGPHPATPTADGIEIEMQQPRFAPAAVPLNRPTPLVAESLGGFDITAVSTGVPHAVAFVDDIADYDLSEVAPPIRHHDIFPEGANVTLAEWVGETELIQRTYERGVEAETDACGTGAVAIGAAAVRTQRVAPGTTLSIQPPGGTLAVTVDEEQVLMAGPVEREFETTLEATRRSVTPSPTD; this is encoded by the coding sequence ATGGTATCAGTCGAGAAGTGGAATGGGACCGGGAACGATTTCGTGATTGTTCCAGGGACCGCGCCTATCGAAGATGAGGCTCACTTCACGAAACATGTTTGCGACCGCGAGACCGGGCTTGACGACGTACATAGTAGAAAGCGTGGTGCAGACGGTGTGCTGTTTCTTACACTCCATGATGGCACTCCACCACGGGTTGAGATGCACCACGTCCAACCCGATGGCTCAACACCAGCGATGTGCGGCAACGGGGTTCGATGTGCAGCACAGTGGGCGCTGAATCGGACCGAGGCCGAATCCGTCATTGTTGAACCACCAGCTGGCCCACATCCGGCGACGCCAACAGCAGATGGCATCGAGATTGAGATGCAGCAACCACGATTTGCGCCGGCGGCTGTTCCGCTCAATCGACCCACGCCGCTTGTTGCAGAATCCCTCGGCGGATTCGACATTACAGCCGTCTCGACTGGGGTCCCGCATGCCGTTGCGTTTGTAGACGATATTGCTGACTACGACCTCTCAGAAGTTGCGCCACCGATTCGGCATCACGATATCTTTCCAGAGGGTGCGAACGTAACGCTCGCCGAATGGGTCGGTGAGACAGAGCTCATTCAACGAACGTACGAACGTGGTGTTGAAGCCGAGACAGACGCCTGTGGAACGGGAGCCGTTGCGATTGGCGCAGCCGCGGTCCGGACCCAGCGCGTCGCTCCCGGAACAACGCTTTCAATCCAGCCGCCAGGTGGGACGTTGGCTGTGACTGTCGACGAAGAGCAGGTCCTGATGGCCGGCCCCGTAGAACGCGAGTTTGAAACGACACTGGAAGCGACCCGTCGGAGTGTCACTCCCTCTCCGACCGACTGA
- a CDS encoding helix-turn-helix domain-containing protein: MAATNSVGDHIQRLALQRILDHLRAEHERGRSFYTLTEIAEATGLDPTTAAQAMEELEDGGPYTVEAVDAEYSEIQWHVWGSPYELDGWDSDVWNIEE; the protein is encoded by the coding sequence ATGGCAGCAACCAACAGCGTCGGAGACCACATCCAACGGCTCGCACTGCAGCGGATCCTTGACCACCTGCGCGCGGAGCACGAGCGTGGTCGGAGCTTCTACACACTCACTGAGATTGCCGAAGCGACTGGGCTTGATCCCACGACTGCCGCACAGGCGATGGAAGAACTGGAGGACGGTGGCCCATACACCGTCGAGGCAGTGGACGCAGAGTACAGCGAGATTCAGTGGCACGTATGGGGGTCTCCCTACGAGCTTGATGGCTGGGACTCTGACGTGTGGAATATTGAGGAGTGA